One window of the Actinomycetota bacterium genome contains the following:
- a CDS encoding cob(I)yrinic acid a,c-diamide adenosyltransferase has protein sequence MSIHTGRGDGGETSLAGGGRVSKADPRVEAYGAIDEAAAHVGLARALTDDPRLGEMLAFAQHRLLNCAAVTATPPDARDAAAPGVCDDDVAALASACDRFMDAAGPLSGFVAGGGTPLAAQLDVARAVVRRAERRVVALDEPADACVARFLNRLSDALFAASRCALAQDGAAEEAWDPYAPRPEG, from the coding sequence ATGAGCATCCACACCGGCCGGGGCGACGGCGGCGAGACCTCGCTGGCAGGCGGCGGCCGCGTCTCGAAGGCCGACCCGCGCGTCGAGGCGTACGGGGCGATCGACGAGGCGGCCGCCCACGTCGGGCTGGCGCGCGCGCTGACGGACGACCCGCGTCTCGGCGAGATGCTCGCGTTCGCCCAGCACCGGCTGCTCAACTGCGCGGCCGTCACGGCTACCCCGCCCGACGCACGCGACGCCGCCGCGCCCGGGGTGTGCGACGACGACGTGGCAGCCCTCGCGTCCGCCTGCGACCGCTTCATGGACGCCGCCGGCCCGCTGTCCGGCTTCGTGGCCGGCGGCGGCACCCCGCTCGCCGCGCAGCTCGATGTCGCCCGCGCGGTGGTGCGCCGCGCGGAACGCCGCGTGGTGGCGCTCGACGAGCCCGCCGACGCGTGCGTCGCGCGATTCCTCAACCGCCTCTCGGACGCACTGTTCGCTGCGTCCCGGTGCGCACTCGCACAGGACGGCGCCGCCGAGGAGGCGTGGGATCCGTACGCGCCCCGGCCGGAGGGGTAG
- the larE gene encoding ATP-dependent sacrificial sulfur transferase LarE, which translates to MKYEMLLSRIRNLGSVLVAYSGGVDSTLLAFAAHAVLGERVLAALAVSDVYPAAELDSARSTAAALGLRLVEVETCELVDPHFRANGPDRCYHCKTELFSLLRSHADARGLRWVLDGSNVDDLADHRPGRRAAAEYGVISPLQDAGMHKADVRDTARMLDLPNWDKPSMACLASRFPYGTPITEPDLHRVAMAEEGLRAIGLHQFRVRTHGDVARLEVDPSEQERAFEMRAEVAGILREAGFPYAAQDLDGYRSGSLNETLSEEDAAAAEEPEPPAQPAKAASSRRSKSGAKGSSTVTSP; encoded by the coding sequence ATGAAGTACGAGATGCTCCTGTCGAGGATACGCAACCTCGGCAGCGTGCTCGTCGCATACTCCGGCGGCGTCGACTCGACGCTGCTCGCGTTCGCCGCGCACGCAGTGCTCGGCGAGCGGGTGCTGGCCGCGCTCGCCGTCTCCGACGTCTACCCGGCCGCCGAGCTCGACAGCGCGCGCTCGACGGCGGCCGCGCTCGGGCTGCGCCTGGTCGAGGTGGAGACCTGCGAGCTCGTGGACCCGCACTTCCGCGCCAACGGCCCGGACCGCTGCTACCACTGCAAGACCGAGCTGTTCTCGCTGCTGCGCAGCCACGCCGACGCCCGCGGCCTGCGCTGGGTGCTCGACGGCAGCAACGTCGACGACCTCGCCGACCACAGGCCCGGCCGCCGCGCCGCCGCCGAGTACGGCGTCATCAGCCCGCTGCAGGACGCCGGCATGCACAAGGCCGACGTGCGCGACACCGCCCGCATGCTCGACCTTCCGAACTGGGACAAGCCCTCGATGGCGTGCCTCGCCTCGCGCTTCCCGTACGGCACGCCGATCACCGAGCCCGACCTGCACCGCGTCGCGATGGCCGAGGAGGGCCTGCGCGCAATCGGGCTGCACCAGTTCCGCGTGCGGACCCACGGCGACGTCGCCCGGCTCGAGGTCGACCCGTCCGAGCAGGAGCGCGCGTTCGAGATGCGCGCCGAGGTCGCCGGGATCCTCCGCGAGGCGGGCTTCCCGTACGCGGCCCAGGACCTCGACGGCTACCGCTCCGGGTCGCTCAACGAGACGCTGTCCGAGGAGGACGCCGCGGCGGCCGAGGAGCCCGAGCCGCCGGCTCAGCCGGCGAAGGCCGCCAGCTCGCGCAGGTCGAAGTCGGGCGCGAAGGGGTCGAGCACGGTCACGTCCCCGTAG
- the acs gene encoding acetate--CoA ligase, translated as MSQETGEHGIERLSAEQRVVEPPAGFVTAARVSGMDAYLAEYARSVSDPDAYWLDSALATLEWMTPPEAPVRRGGFEALDFTWFAGGTLNASVNCLDRHLTTWRRNKAALIWEGDDGSTRTFTYQHLHHEVCKVANVLRKKGIGRGDRVAIYLPMIPELPIVMLACARIGAIHSVVFGGFSATALKDRIQDSGAKLLVTADEGIRGGRKVPLKTAADEAHFECPTIEACIVVQRGAGDVDMEPGRDTWWQQEVTAPEVRKPAEPEVMDAEDPLFVLYTSGSTGKPKGVLHTTAGYLLYAQRSFETVFDHRDEDVFWCTADIGWVTGHSYIVYGPLAAGATTIMFEGVPTYPDPGRFWHVVEKFRVSVFYTAPTALRALMRHGEGWPQRYDLSSLRLLGTVGEPINPEVWEWYHAQIGGGRCPIADTYWQTETGGFLITPFPGATPLKPGSATVPFFGVEPKVLLEDGSEAGVDEGGYLVIERPWPGMMRGTWGDPEHTRMREVYFERFPGRYFTGDGARRDADGYFWLLGRVDDVINVSGHRIGTAEVESALVSHEAVSEAAVVGFPHPVKGEGLHAYVVLRDGFTASDELESILSGHVRTVIGPIAKPDRIQFAADLPKTRSGKIMRRILRKIAAGETDAEAFGDISTLTDPRVVKDLVAGAGRVGG; from the coding sequence ATGTCCCAGGAGACCGGCGAGCACGGGATCGAGAGGCTCAGCGCCGAGCAGCGGGTGGTCGAGCCGCCGGCGGGTTTCGTCACCGCCGCGCGCGTCTCGGGCATGGACGCGTACCTCGCCGAGTACGCGCGCTCGGTGTCCGACCCCGACGCCTACTGGCTCGACAGCGCGCTCGCCACGCTCGAGTGGATGACGCCGCCGGAAGCGCCGGTGCGCCGCGGCGGGTTCGAGGCGCTCGACTTCACCTGGTTCGCAGGCGGCACGCTCAACGCGTCGGTGAACTGCCTCGACCGGCACCTCACCACCTGGCGACGCAACAAGGCCGCGCTCATCTGGGAGGGCGACGACGGCTCGACGCGCACGTTCACCTACCAGCACCTGCATCACGAGGTCTGCAAGGTCGCCAACGTGCTGCGCAAGAAGGGCATCGGCCGAGGAGACCGAGTCGCCATCTACCTGCCGATGATCCCGGAGCTGCCGATCGTCATGCTCGCGTGCGCGCGCATCGGCGCGATCCACTCGGTGGTGTTCGGCGGCTTCTCGGCCACGGCGCTGAAGGACCGCATCCAGGACTCGGGCGCCAAGCTGCTCGTCACCGCGGACGAGGGCATCCGCGGCGGCCGCAAGGTGCCGCTCAAGACCGCCGCCGACGAGGCGCACTTCGAATGCCCCACCATCGAGGCGTGCATCGTGGTCCAGCGCGGCGCCGGCGACGTGGACATGGAGCCGGGGCGCGACACCTGGTGGCAGCAGGAGGTCACTGCGCCGGAGGTCCGCAAGCCCGCCGAACCGGAAGTCATGGACGCCGAGGACCCGCTGTTCGTCCTGTACACCTCGGGCTCCACCGGCAAGCCGAAGGGCGTCCTGCACACGACCGCGGGCTACCTGCTCTACGCCCAGCGCTCCTTCGAGACCGTCTTCGACCATCGCGACGAGGACGTCTTCTGGTGCACCGCCGACATCGGCTGGGTGACGGGGCACTCCTACATCGTCTACGGCCCGCTGGCGGCCGGCGCCACCACGATCATGTTCGAGGGCGTGCCGACCTACCCGGACCCCGGCCGCTTCTGGCACGTGGTCGAGAAGTTCCGCGTCTCGGTCTTCTACACCGCGCCGACCGCGCTCCGCGCCCTCATGCGCCACGGCGAGGGCTGGCCCCAGCGCTACGACCTGTCATCGCTGCGCCTGCTCGGCACCGTGGGCGAGCCGATCAATCCCGAGGTCTGGGAGTGGTATCACGCACAGATCGGCGGCGGGCGCTGCCCGATCGCCGACACCTACTGGCAGACCGAGACCGGCGGCTTCCTCATCACGCCGTTCCCGGGCGCCACGCCGCTCAAGCCCGGCTCGGCGACCGTGCCGTTCTTCGGGGTCGAGCCGAAGGTGCTGCTCGAGGACGGCAGCGAGGCGGGCGTCGACGAGGGGGGATACCTCGTCATCGAGAGGCCCTGGCCGGGCATGATGCGCGGCACCTGGGGCGATCCGGAGCACACGCGCATGCGTGAGGTGTACTTCGAGCGGTTCCCGGGGCGGTACTTCACCGGCGACGGCGCGCGCCGCGACGCCGACGGCTACTTCTGGCTGCTCGGCCGGGTCGACGACGTGATCAACGTGTCAGGGCACCGCATCGGCACCGCGGAGGTCGAGAGCGCGCTCGTGAGTCACGAGGCCGTCTCTGAGGCCGCGGTCGTGGGATTCCCGCATCCGGTCAAGGGCGAGGGCCTGCACGCGTACGTCGTCCTGCGCGACGGTTTCACCGCCTCCGATGAACTCGAGAGCATCCTGTCGGGCCACGTGCGCACCGTCATCGGGCCGATCGCCAAGCCGGACCGCATCCAGTTCGCCGCCGACCTGCCCAAGACGCGCTCAGGCAAGATCATGCGCCGCATCCTGCGCAAGATCGCGGCGGGCGAGACGGACGCCGAGGCGTTCGGCGACATCTCGACGCTCACGGACCCGCGCGTGGTCAAGGACCTGGTCGCCGGAGCGGGGCGCGTGGGCGGGTAG